The following is a genomic window from Geoalkalibacter halelectricus.
CCCAGGACATCACCCAACGCAAGCAGGCCGAGGTCGACCTGCGCAACAAGACCAACGAACTGCAGACCATTTTCGACTCCATCGGCGACGGCATCATGGTCTACGACTCCGATGGCCGCGTTCAGCACCACAACCTCATCAGTCCCAGACTTTTTCCCCATCAAAGCCTGCCGGGCAAGTCCTGCCGCGAGATCTTTCATCCCGAGGCCGTCCGGGAGCCCGAGCAATGCCCGGTGGAAAAAGCCCTCAAGGGCGAGCGGGTCGACACCTCCCTGGTGCACGCGGCAGAGGGCCTCAGGCCCCGCTACCTGGAGATTACCGCCACCCCCATCCGCGATGCCCTGGGCGAGGAAAACCGCGCCCTGGTGTTTTTGCGCGACGTCTCGGAAAAACGCCTGCAGGAGATGCACCTCATCCAGACCGAAAAAATGTCGAGCATCGGCGTGCTGGCCACCGGCATCGCCCATGAAATCAACAATCCGCTTACCTCCGTGGCCGGATGCGCGGAGGCGCTGCTGCGCCGCTTCCGCGATGAACCCACCCTCAAGGAGCATGACCATCTCGATGTCTTTCCCCATTACCTCGAGGTGATCGTGCGCGAATCCTACCGCTGCAAGGACATCATCAACCATCTGCTCAGCTTCGGCCGCAAATCCGACGGCAGCGCCGTGCTCGTCGACGTCAACCTGGTGCTGCTGGAGATTCTCGAATTGCTTCGCTACCAGTCGACTTTCCGTAAAATCCGCATTCTCACCGACCTCGGCACCGACCTGCCGCGCGTCAGCGGCGACCCTTCGGGGCTGCGCCAGGTGTTCATGAACCTGCTGGTTAATGCCTGCCAGGCCATTGAAGATCAGGGGGTGGTGGACGTGCGCAGCGCCAGGGCCGATGACGACCGTATCCGCGTGGTCATCCGCGACACGGGCAGCGGCATGGCGCAGCAGATCCGCGACCGCATCTGGGAGCCCTTCTTCACCACCAAGGACGTCGGCCAGGGCGTCGGCCTGGGGCTGGCCCTGAGCTACAACATCGTCAAGCGCCACGGCGGTGAAATCCAGTTGGACAGCCGCATCGGCGAGGGTTCGCAATTCACCGTGCTGCTGCCTATCAAGCCGGAGGGGCGCTCATGAGCATCGATTATCTGGGAGAGAAAATTTTTCAGGAGGAAATTCAGGCCGCTGGGCAGCTCTGGATTCTGCGCGGCGCCCACAAAAACATCTACGCCGTGGAGGTCGAGGAGGGAGGCTGGTCGCTGCCGGTCTGGTCCAGCAGGGAGAAAGCGGCTGAATTTCTGCAAAACGCCCGGCTCATCGGCCAGAAATATGTGCCCGAGGCCATTGCATTAAATCTTTTCACCCAGGCCTGGCTTTCGGATAAGATGATGGCGATCGTCGAACTGCAGATCAACCCGCACGGGAAATCATCCCGGGTTCTGGTGCTCACCAGCGAGGAGTTCCGGGCCGGGCAACCACCCCCCTGACCCCCGGGGCAAAAGGGCCGCCATGCCGGAATGGTACCTGTTCAGCGTCGCCGCCCTTGTGCTTCTGGGAACCCAGCGTTTTCTCTACAAGGTCGCGGCCGAGCGTGATTGCAGCGCAACCTTGACCACCGCCGTGTTCATGGCCACCGTCACCCTGCTGAGCGGCCTGGCCTTTTTCATCACCGCCGAGCCCACCGGCAACCTTCACGCCCTGGCCCTTCTGGCCCTGATCAACAGCCTCGCCTTCACCCTGGCCACGGTCGCCAACCTGCAGGCTCTCAAGCACCTGCCCGCCGCCATCACCTTTCCTCTCACCCGGCTGAGCCTGCTGGTGGTGATCGTCTTTTCCATGATCTATTTCGGTGAGCGCCCGGGGCTTTTTCAGTGGCTGGGCATTGCGCTGGGGTTTGCCGTCGTCGCGCTGCTCGCCAGGGAAGCGGGAAGCGCCACCAGGCCACACGGCAAAACGGCAACCGGGATGCTGCTCATCGCGGTTTGCGTGCTGTGCGGCGCCGCCGCCGCCATCACCAGCAAATTCGCGGCGGTTTCCACCAGCAAGGCCGGATTCATGGCCCTGTCCTATTTTCTGGCGACGCTGTTCGCCCTGGGCATGGGGAAAAAATGGCCCTCGGTAACCACCGCGGCACGCACCAAGGATGCCGTCAAGATCGGTGTGCTCATGGGCCTGCTCAATTTCTTCGGGTTTTACGCCTTTCTCATCGCCCTGGAAAGCGGGCCGCTGTCCATCATCGCCCTCATCACCGGCATGCATTTCGTCATCGCCATCGCCCTCTCGGCCCTCATCTACCGGGAACAGCTCACGCCACCGCGCCTGCTGGCTATCGCCCTGACCCTGCTGGCGGTGTTTTTCATTCAACTCTGAACACCGAGGGGATACCCGGCCGATACTGAGAATCGCCATGCTTCACGACCAGTTTCAATCGAGTCATCAGTAGCTTGCGAGCCATTTGATCGCCGCATCCTCATCCGTGAAAGACTTCACGATGTAGCCCGCATTCTTGAAGGCCAACTCGATGAATTCGTGCGAACTGTCGCCCTCGTCGATCACGAAGGCGGAAATCGACGCGCGCGGAAATTCGAACTGCGGCAACTCCTGGTAGGCGAAAACATAATTCTGGGCGACGGATTGGATATTCGGCGCCCCCCTGACATCGAACAGAAATTTTCTCAGGCCGTGCTCTTCCGCCAGCCGGCCCGCCTGCCGAGCGCAGCGCTCCCCGATCAGGTTGTTCATGGGAACGAAGACTTTGATCCGGACAAAATTCTCGCCTTCCGCAACCCATACTTCAATGTCCATGTCTGCTCCTCGCTTGTGCCCGGCAACCGGTTTTGACCACCTGCGGGGGATTGATGACGAGACGGTCCATCTTTCCCACCCAAGCACCCATGGAGGCAACGCGGCGCGGACCAGCACCTCCGGGGAGACTGGAGATAGGTGGACACCAATGATAAGTCCCTAGTATGATAACCGATAATCCGGATTTTTGTTAAACGCCCATGCGGGAGCCGGCATGAAACTGAGTCTCAGCGTCAAACTGGTGGCGGGCTGCAGCCTGATTCTGCTGGGCGCCCTCAGCCTGACATTTTACATCATCAACGAGCGCCAGGAACGTCTCATCCTGCGCCAGGCGGAAAATGAGGCGCGCGCGGTTTTCCAGCAGATCGTGATCATGCGCCGCTGGATTGCCGATCACGGCGGCGTTTTCGTCGAAAAGGTCCCGTGGGCGCAATCCAGTCCTTTTCTGACCGATCCGGAAATCGTCGACAGCCAGAGCCGCCATTACGCCCGGAAAACCCCAGCCATGGTGACCAAGGAACTCGCCGACTATGCGCGCGACGAAGGGCTCTACTGGTTTCACATCACCAGCCTCAAGCTGACCAACCCGGAGAACCTGCCCGATGCCTTCGAGCGAGAGGCGCTCTTGAAATTTGAGCAAGAATCCCTTGGCGAAATCATCGCCAAGGAAACCCTGGCGGGAAACACCTTCTTGCGCTACATCTCGCCCCTGTACGTCGAAGAAGCCTGCTTGGGCTGCCACGGCGGGCAGGGCTACGAAATCGGCGACGTGCGCGGGGCCATCAGCGTCACCCTGCCACTGAGCAAGGTTTTCGCCGAAGCCGCCGCCAACAAGCGCACCATGTTCGTCGCCATGCTCCTGGTGGTGGCGACCCTGAGCGGGGCCCTGATTTATCTGTTGCGCCGCCTGGTGCTCAGCCCCATGAAGCAGCTTTCGACTTCCATTCAGGGCTTCTCCGAGAGCCGCTACGAGACCGGCCCGATTCTGCGCACCGGCGATGAATTCGAGGATCTCTCACGCTCCTTCGAAGCCATGGCCGGCCGCCTCATCCAGCACCACGAAGGGCTTGAGGAAAAAATTCGCGCCGCCACCGAGGAACTGGCCGCCGCCAACCGGGAACTGAGCCTCGCCAGCGAACGCAAATCCGACTTTCTCATGCGCGCCGCCCATGAACTGCGCACCCCCCTGACTTCCATCAACGGCGCCATGGAATACCTGAGCACCAGGCTGAGCGGCTCCCAACCCGCGCCGGCCGCTCCGGCGCTCGCCGCCGACCAGGACGAGTTGCGGGATTTCTTTCAGATCATTCAGAAAAACACCGACCGCCTCATCCGCATGGTCCGCACCATGCTCGACATCGAGCACATCGAAATGGGCGCGGAGACCGCGCTCAAACGCGCCCCGGTCGATCTTGCCCAAGTCATCCAGGAGTGCATCACCGGCTTTGCCTTCGATGCCGCCTCGCGCAAGGTGCGGCTCTGCACGCTGCCCGCGCAACTGCCGCAGGTTTGGGCGGATGAGGATCGCATTCGTCAAGTGCTCATCAACCTGCTCGCCAACGCCGTCAAGTTCGCGCCCGAGAATTCCACCATTCAGGTCTGCGCCGCACCAACGGGCAGCCTGGTCCGCGTCGAGGTCTGCGATGAAGGTCCGGGCATCCCTCCGGAACACCGGCAAAAAGTCTTTGAGACCTTCTTTCGCAGCGGCGGCAAGGAAGGCAGCGGCCTGGGCCTGGCCATCTGCCGCGTCATCGTTCGAGCGCACGGCGGCGAAATCGGTGTCGCCGACGCGAAAAAAGGGATGGGAACCTGCATGTATTTCACCTTGCCGACGACCTCCGCGCACCCGCAGTGACGCTGCGCAGGCCGCTGTAAGTGTTCATGCATGGGGTCGCGGCCCCACAGCGGGCAAATAAGATATTGACCTTCTATATCAGGGCAAAAAACCATGACCACGGCGCCACCCGATGCAACCCAAATACTCGCCATCGACGATGATCCCGATATCCTTCGGGTACTCAAAGCCAACCTCGGCCTGCACGGCTTCACCATTCTTACCGCGGAAACTCTCTGGAGCGCGCGCAAAATACTTGAGGTGCAGCGACCGGGCCTGGTTCTGCTCGACCTGATGCTGCCCGACGGCGACGGTCTGGAGTTCTGCCGGGAACTCAAGGAGCGGCATCCCCTGCTGCCCGTCATCATGCTGACCGCCAAGGATCAGGTCGCCGACAAGGTCACCGGCCTGGAGATCGGGGCCGATGACTACATGGTCAAGCCCTTTGAAACCAGCGAACTGCTGGCGCGCATCCGCGCGCGGCTGCGCCAGCCGCCGACCCTGCCGCCGTCCGAGGTGATCCACGCGGGCGATCTGGAAATCGACCTGCCCAATCACCAGGTCAAGCTGCGCGGTGAAGCCGTCTCCCTGACCCCCAAGGAATTTCAATTGCTGAGTTGTTTGCTGGCCAAGCGCAACCAGTTGGTAACGCGCGAGGAGATCAGGCGCTGGCTGTGGAAGGATTCACGGCTCTATTCCTGGAGCCGCGTCATCGACGTGCATATCCAGCATTTGCGCCAGAAAATCGAGGACAACGCAGCCGAACCCCGCTACATCCAGACCGTGGTGGGCCAGGGATATCGCTTCGAGGGATAAAAAAACGCCCATGCCGGCCTCCAGACCGACATGGGCGTTTATCTTTCGACGGGCGGGTTAGATTTTCAGGCGAACACCCGTCTGCCGTAATTCCCTGAGCTTGATGACATGGCCAGCCTCATGGCAGCCCATGCAGGTCGCCGAATGCTTGCGATACTCGTCATGACGCTCTTTGAAGATGGGCATCAGGGCCAGCCGCTCTTCGGTGAAATGGCAGGCCACGCAGTTGTCGTTGATCTTGTCCTTGTAGCTGGGCAGATTGTCGCGGTGCGGGTCGACCCGATCCGTCAAGGTCAGCATGACCTTGCGCATGCCGGCGGTCTTGTCGCGCACCACGCCCTTGGTGTGGCAGGCGATGCAGCCGACCTCGGGGTGTTTGCCGTAGTCCCAGGAGACCTTCTCGTAGGCATGGCAGGTCACGCAGAAGCTATCCTTCGAGGTCTGCCGCGCCATCCCCATGGCGGCGATCACCAGGACGACGACCAACGCCGTGCCGCCGATCAACCAGAGTTTGGTACTTAGTTTTTCCATAATCGCTCCCTTTGCGGGGGATCACCTGACGCCTCCCCCTTAAAGACCTGAATCCATTCAGCCAACGGCCGCGTCATCAACGCACCCGCCCGTAACCATCCCAGATCAATTCAGCCTCGGGCAGCTTGGGCAGATATTGCAGCCACAGGTGGCTGTCGAGATGCTCCTGGC
Proteins encoded in this region:
- a CDS encoding DMT family transporter; the encoded protein is MPEWYLFSVAALVLLGTQRFLYKVAAERDCSATLTTAVFMATVTLLSGLAFFITAEPTGNLHALALLALINSLAFTLATVANLQALKHLPAAITFPLTRLSLLVVIVFSMIYFGERPGLFQWLGIALGFAVVALLAREAGSATRPHGKTATGMLLIAVCVLCGAAAAITSKFAAVSTSKAGFMALSYFLATLFALGMGKKWPSVTTAARTKDAVKIGVLMGLLNFFGFYAFLIALESGPLSIIALITGMHFVIAIALSALIYREQLTPPRLLAIALTLLAVFFIQL
- a CDS encoding sensor histidine kinase, translating into MKLSLSVKLVAGCSLILLGALSLTFYIINERQERLILRQAENEARAVFQQIVIMRRWIADHGGVFVEKVPWAQSSPFLTDPEIVDSQSRHYARKTPAMVTKELADYARDEGLYWFHITSLKLTNPENLPDAFEREALLKFEQESLGEIIAKETLAGNTFLRYISPLYVEEACLGCHGGQGYEIGDVRGAISVTLPLSKVFAEAAANKRTMFVAMLLVVATLSGALIYLLRRLVLSPMKQLSTSIQGFSESRYETGPILRTGDEFEDLSRSFEAMAGRLIQHHEGLEEKIRAATEELAAANRELSLASERKSDFLMRAAHELRTPLTSINGAMEYLSTRLSGSQPAPAAPALAADQDELRDFFQIIQKNTDRLIRMVRTMLDIEHIEMGAETALKRAPVDLAQVIQECITGFAFDAASRKVRLCTLPAQLPQVWADEDRIRQVLINLLANAVKFAPENSTIQVCAAPTGSLVRVEVCDEGPGIPPEHRQKVFETFFRSGGKEGSGLGLAICRVIVRAHGGEIGVADAKKGMGTCMYFTLPTTSAHPQ
- a CDS encoding PAS domain-containing protein → MNHQQKIGTQPSASSDGIQKLRRRLADLEAERDSYAQLFAHAPVGYFILSREGRIRAVNLMGAGMLGEPVDALPGRDFAHFVAADAEPGFADFLRRVFAEPLKQTYRLRLARPRSAPRHVRIEALADLGNDQCRAVLVDISEKQRAEQALAESEYNLAKAQAMTHVGSWSFDPATGEVQASAELLRILRLRPEETTQEAFARVVHPEDYDNVLAHLRMGVEQGKSYEIEHRLLFDDGRVHWVYSIVEPSLNIAGQVIKLYGTTQDITQRKQAEVDLRNKTNELQTIFDSIGDGIMVYDSDGRVQHHNLISPRLFPHQSLPGKSCREIFHPEAVREPEQCPVEKALKGERVDTSLVHAAEGLRPRYLEITATPIRDALGEENRALVFLRDVSEKRLQEMHLIQTEKMSSIGVLATGIAHEINNPLTSVAGCAEALLRRFRDEPTLKEHDHLDVFPHYLEVIVRESYRCKDIINHLLSFGRKSDGSAVLVDVNLVLLEILELLRYQSTFRKIRILTDLGTDLPRVSGDPSGLRQVFMNLLVNACQAIEDQGVVDVRSARADDDRIRVVIRDTGSGMAQQIRDRIWEPFFTTKDVGQGVGLGLALSYNIVKRHGGEIQLDSRIGEGSQFTVLLPIKPEGRS
- a CDS encoding response regulator transcription factor is translated as MTTAPPDATQILAIDDDPDILRVLKANLGLHGFTILTAETLWSARKILEVQRPGLVLLDLMLPDGDGLEFCRELKERHPLLPVIMLTAKDQVADKVTGLEIGADDYMVKPFETSELLARIRARLRQPPTLPPSEVIHAGDLEIDLPNHQVKLRGEAVSLTPKEFQLLSCLLAKRNQLVTREEIRRWLWKDSRLYSWSRVIDVHIQHLRQKIEDNAAEPRYIQTVVGQGYRFEG
- a CDS encoding DUF2750 domain-containing protein, which gives rise to MSIDYLGEKIFQEEIQAAGQLWILRGAHKNIYAVEVEEGGWSLPVWSSREKAAEFLQNARLIGQKYVPEAIALNLFTQAWLSDKMMAIVELQINPHGKSSRVLVLTSEEFRAGQPPP